TGGACCAGATGGTGCCCTTGAGTTTGTCCTGTAGCCTGGCGTTATAGGCCAACTCCACCGCCGGCTTGACGTCGACCGTAGCGATGCGATGGCGCTTCATCTGTTGCAGGGCGTCAAGGATGTAGGTGACCTGGGCCTCGATCATCAAAATCATCGAGTTATGCCCCAGCCCGGTGTTGGGGCCGACGATCAGGAACAGGTTCGGATAACCCGGCACCGTGGTGCCCAGGTAGGCATGGGCGCCGTCTTGCCAGGTGTCCATCAGGTCGATGCCGTTGCGCCCGATAACGCAGTTGCGCGGCAAGGGATCGGTGGCCTGGAAGCCGGTGCCGAAAATGATGCAATCGGCCGGATGCTTGATGCCATCGGCGGTAACCACCCCATCGGCCTCGATGCGGTGCACGTTGTCGGTCACCACCTGCACGTTGCTGCGTGACAGCGCCGGGTAGTAGTCATTGGAGATCAACACGCGCTTGCAGCCGATGGTGTAGTCCGGCGTGAGGGTTTTGCGCAGGGAAGGGCGGGCCACTTGTTTATGCAGGTGGCGCATGGCGATTTTCTGCACCATTTTCATCAGGCTCGGGTGCAGGGCAAAGCCCACTACGCGGCCTTCCAGTGCCCAGTAAAAAGCACCGCGCACCAGGCGTTGGGTAAAGGGCAGGTGTTTGAAGACCCAGCGTTCGGCGCGTGAAATCGGCCGGTCGGGCTTGGGCATGATCCATGGCGGCGTGCGCTGGAACAGGTCCAGGTGGGCCACCTGCGGCGCAATTTGCGGCACGAACTGGATAGCACTTGCGCCGGTGCCGATCACGGCCACGCGTTTGCCCTTCAATGAGTACTCATGGTCCCACTGCTGGGAGTGGAAGCGCTTGCCCTTGAAGCTGTCCAGGCCGGGAATGTCCGGCAATGCCGGGCGCGACAGGCCGCCCATTCCCGACACCAGCACCCGCGCGCTGACCTGGCGACCATTGCTGAAGCTCAGGCTCCAGCGCTGTTGCGCCTCATCAAACAGCGCTTTGTCCAAGCCCATGCCAAAGCGCAGGAACGGCGCCAGCTCAAAGCGCCGCGCGCACTGCTCCAGGTAGGCGCGAATCTCTGCCTGCGGCGCGAATTGCCGCGTCCAGTCCGGGTTGGGCGCAAACGAAAACGAATAGACATGCGATTGCACATCGCAGGCGCAACCGGGGTAGTGATTGTCCCGCCAGGTGCCGCCGAGAGCGTCGGCCTGCTCGGCAATGAAGAAGTCGTTGAACCCGGCTTCCTTGAGTTTGATCGCCATGCACAGCCCGGCAAACCCGGAGCCGATGATGGCGATGTCGACGGTGTCGTGGGCATTCATAGGGTGTCCCTCGTGGGCCGGTGGCGCCTTACGGGTTTCGACATCGGATGTGCTCCTTGTTTTTGTTTTGGCTTTTAGATAAAACACCATTGCAAAGGAAAATTGAATTAATTATTTTAAAAAAGATTTTAAATAATCTACCTGAAAATATCGTCTAGGCTACGACCCAGTTCCTCAAGTGCGACTTTTCCGACGGACGAGGGCTTTTACGCA
This genomic window from Pseudomonas sp. Bout1 contains:
- a CDS encoding NAD(P)/FAD-dependent oxidoreductase; its protein translation is MNAHDTVDIAIIGSGFAGLCMAIKLKEAGFNDFFIAEQADALGGTWRDNHYPGCACDVQSHVYSFSFAPNPDWTRQFAPQAEIRAYLEQCARRFELAPFLRFGMGLDKALFDEAQQRWSLSFSNGRQVSARVLVSGMGGLSRPALPDIPGLDSFKGKRFHSQQWDHEYSLKGKRVAVIGTGASAIQFVPQIAPQVAHLDLFQRTPPWIMPKPDRPISRAERWVFKHLPFTQRLVRGAFYWALEGRVVGFALHPSLMKMVQKIAMRHLHKQVARPSLRKTLTPDYTIGCKRVLISNDYYPALSRSNVQVVTDNVHRIEADGVVTADGIKHPADCIIFGTGFQATDPLPRNCVIGRNGIDLMDTWQDGAHAYLGTTVPGYPNLFLIVGPNTGLGHNSMILMIEAQVTYILDALQQMKRHRIATVDVKPAVELAYNARLQDKLKGTIWSTGGCKSWYLDPRTGKNTTLWPGSTWRFKQVTRHFALKDYVANLVPAPSTPRPAATPPHTTTEGSLS